The Gemella massiliensis DNA segment CATCTATAAGTTTAGTATTTTTTCTCTATATATAATGTTGCATAAGGTGGAATATTTATACTTAAAGTATATTTAAAATTATTTTTTTCTTTTTTAACTGTTTTTAAATTTCTATTTTGTAATCCGCTTCCGTCATATTTTTTTGCATCTGAATTAAGTACCACTTTATAACTTCCCCAAGCATCTACACCAACTTCATAACCTTTTAAAGTTTGACCTGAAAAATTGGATACCACCAACACTTCTTTATCATTATTATCTTTACGTAAAAATGCAAAAACTTCATTTTGTTTATCATCAACAATATGCCACTTAAAACCGCTCCAATCACCATCGTTTTGCCAAAAAGCCGACGTTTGTCTATAGTATTTATTTAACTCTTTTACATAGCGATGTGTAGCTACATGTTTTGGATATAACATAAGCAACCAATCAAGTTCTCTCACTTCATCCCATTCAATAAATTGAGCAATATCAATTCCCATAAATGTCAATTTTTTGCCGGGATGAGCAAACATATAACCTAAAAATGCTCTAAAATTATTAAATTTATCATCATAAGCTACAGGGCTTTTATCTAATAAGGATTTTTTACCATGTACCACCTCATCGTGCGAGATTGGTAGTATAAAATTCTCCGAAAAAGCATAGTACATTGAAAATGTAAATTTATCATGTGAACCGTTTCTAAAAAAGGGATCAATTTCAAGATAATTAAGGCTATCATTCATCCACCCCATATTCCATTTAAAATTAAAACCAAGTCCACCGTGTTCTACCGGTACTGTAATTTTTGGATAACTCGTTGATTCTTCGGCAATCATCATGACGGTTGGATAATATTCTCTTACGTGATTATTCAAAGTCTTTAAAAAATCTATAGCTTCTAAATTTTCAAAGCCTCCATAAATATTTCGAGCAGATTCGTCATCATCACGACAGTAATTTAAAAAAATCATCGAACTAACCGCATCTACCCTAAGTCCGTCTATATGAAATTTATCCAACCAGTAAACAGCGCTTGATATTAAAAAAGATTTAACTTCATTTTTACCATAGTCAAAAACCCTTGTACCCCAACCAGCATGTTCCATTTTTCTAACGTCTGAATATTCATAACATTGCGTACCGTCAAATTCGTATAACCCATGTTCATCTTTTGTAAAATGTCCGGGAACCCAATCCAAAATAACGCCTATGTTATTTTGATGACACTTATCAACAAAATACATAAAATCTTCCGGTATTCCATACCTTGACGTAGGAGCAAAATATCCTGTTACCTGATACCCCCAAGATTTATCGTAAGGATATTCAGTTATTGGCATTAATTCTATATGGGTATAATTCATTTCTTTTACATAGGAAACTAATTCTTCTGCTAAAGCCTGATAACTTAATTCATTTCCAAGTTCATCATGTTTCCATGAACCAAGATGAACTTCGTATATATTCATCGGTTCCGTATAAGGTATCGTTCTTTTTTTCATCCATTTTTCATCATGCCATTGATAAGAAAAATCTTTATAAACCTTTGATGCGGTTTCGGGTCTTGTTTCTGAGTGTCTTGCATAAGGATCTGCTTTCCATAACTCTTTTCCACTCGAGGTTACTATAAAATATTTATAGCTATCATATTGCTTTATATTCGGTAATTTGATTTCATAAATACCCTTATTGCTAATTCGTTTCATCTCATGAATTTTCGGTTTCCAACCACAAAATTCTCCCGTAACATAAACTTTTTTAGCGTTTGGTGCCCATACTCTAAATGTGCATCCATCTTCACTCAGAAAGGAACCTAAAAAATCGTATGAATGATAATTTGTTCCCTCATGAAATAAATATTCCGCCACATTATCCACTATATTACCTCCTATTCCTAATTATAATATTTTCAGGAAACGTTTTCTTCATTTGCTAAAAAAATATAAAACCTATACTTCAAGAATAAAACTTATTTTTTAGCATTAATTATAAAAAAATTTCACTTTTATTTTACATTTTCATTATAGCATAAATCTTATTTTTATCAAAAGAATTTAATGATTTTTTTTATTTTTTATATTTTATTAATTTCAAATATAAAAAATTTTTTAGTAGTTTTTCTATATTTACTTTACTTGTTTTTTGTAATACAATAGATATGATTTTAATACATTTATAAATGGAGAATAAAAATGATTATTTACAATCCTATTCAAAATAAATTTCCTAAGGGAGCCGTTACTAATGATGAAAATATTAAATTTGAAATTTTAATAAAAGATAATTTTTTCTTTCATGATTTGAAAATTATCATAAAAAATGATTTTACAGGACAGATTATTTCTAAAAGTTTAACATTTAAAAACAACGAAAAAAATAATTATAACAAATATTCAGTAGAATTTGAAAAATTGGAAACTGGGTTGTATTTTTATCACTTTGAATTTCAATTTGATAATATTATCGCCTATTTAAAAAATAATCTATTAAATGCCGAATTAGTACATGATGAACATTCTTATACCGATTGGCAATTAACAGTTTATGATAAAAACTATAAAACTCCAAATTGGTATAAAGGATCGATTATGTATCAAATTTTTCCGGATAGATTTAAAAAAAGTGATAATTACGAGGCAACAATAGCAAAAAATGAAGATGACAGAATAAGACATATTGATTGGAATACTGTGCCACATTCCAATATTACTCATAAAAATTATAGTGCAAAAGATTTCTTAATGGGCAATCTGTTAGGCATTGAAGAGGAAAAAAATTATTTTAAACAGTTGAATATAGAAAGCATTTATCTAAATCCTATTATGGAAAGTTCTGAAAATCATCGTTATTCAACGGCAGACTATTTTAAAATTGATCCGTATTTCGGTACTAATGAGCAGTTTAAACAATTTTGTACTAATTTTAAAAATGATAATATACGCATTATCTTAGATGGTGTTTTTAGCCATACCGGTTCAGATAGTATTTACTTCAATCGCTATAATCATTATGACAGTATTGGAGCATTTAATTCGCAAAACTCTCCTTACTATGATTGGTTTTCTTTTTCAAACTTTCCTTATGAATATAATTCTTGGTGGGGTTTTGATAATTTACCAACAGTAATAAAGGAGAATAAAAATTATAGTGATTTCATTAATAATAAAGACACAGGTGTCCTAAATTTTTGGCAAAATTTAGGAATTTCCGGGTGGCGTCTTGATGTTGCAGACGAATTTCCGGATGAATTTTTAGATAGAGTAAGAGAAACGACTAAATATTACGATGAAAATTCTCTTATTATAGGTGAAGTTTGGGAAGATGCTACAAATAAATTCTCATATAATATACGTCGTCGTTACTTTTTAGGTAAACAGTTGGACAGTGTGATGAACTATCCATGGAGAAATGCGATTATTGATTTTGTAAAAAATGGTAATGCAGAAAAATTTGCTTATGAAATATCTCTATTGGTAGAAAATTACCCAAAACCTGCTCTTGATTCCTTAATGAATTTACTATCAAGTCATGATACTGAACGTGTTTTAACTGTGTTGGCTTTTGATGAACCTGAAGATGTTCCCGTTGATGAACGTCCTACTTATAAATTAAATTATGAACAATATAATAAAGCAAAAGAACTATTAAAATTTGCCAGTTTCATTCAATTTACTCTCCCCGGTGTTCCTTGTATTTACTATGGTGATGAAATAGGTATGTATGGTTTTAGAGATCCTTATAATCGTTTAGGTTTTACTCATGACAATAAAGATGAAGATTTATTATCTCATTATAAAAAATTATCTAACTTTAGATATAACCACAAAGAAAAATTTAAATCTAATTTTGAATTGGTTTATACTGAAAATAATTGTATCGCTTATTTAAGAAATAATATACTATGTGTAATAAATTTAGATTATGAGGCTCATTTTATAAAAAAATTTAGTGGAGAAATTCTTTTTGAAAACAACAAATCATACTCCACTCCATTTGGAATAGTAATTTCACCAAGAAGTTTTACTGCTATTAAAATAGTATAAATGAGATTGCCTAAAATATTATACTTTTTATAACAAATAGGTAGTTCATTGATTTGAAAATACACTTTTAAAAATTTTTCCCAAATCTAATGAACTGTGAGGGGAACCTAATAAAATCACGGTTTTTAAGTCCCCTCATTTTTCTATTATATTATTCTTTTCAAAATAATATAATTTTTTTTCTTTCTCACTAATTTTTATATAATTTATATTTTTTATATGAACCAATTAAACAAGATATAAATAATATAATAAAAATCAGCAATGTAACAAGTACAGATACTATTGAAAAATTCAAATAAAACAAACTACTTCCGGGTGCATCAGTAGTAAAAATACTCATATAAAATCCAAATATTGCCCATGGAGATATTAAAAGAAATTCAATTATCAATAAAATAACGATAAATCTTTTCCATGGCATTGTTAATATAACATCTAAATTATTATTTTTTCTACTAAGTATCATACCGATAAATACTATCAATAGTATTATTGACAGTATAATATGCCCATTTAATAAAAATAAAGCTAAAATCTTCTCTGATAATTCCATACTACCTCCCAAATTCTTTATATAAATGTTTTACACAGTTGCTTCTCTTCTGTATTTAAAAAATATTTTAGAATTAAACTTCTTTCACTTATTTTAATTATATATTATAATTGTATAGAAAACTATATTTTTGATATAATTGTAAGGAAATTTTATATAAATAATATTTCTAATAATATTTTATAAAAAACTAATTTATCATTCTATTAAAAATAAATTAATAATAAAGGATTGAGTAATTTGGAAATAAAAAGACAACATGTTAATTTTGACCTTCAGAGTAAATATGAACCTAAAGGCGATCAGGTCAACGCAATTGCTGAATTAACAGCCGGTATTAAAAATAACGAAAAATATCAAACTTTATTAGGTGCTACCGGTACTGGAAAAACATTTACCATAGCAAATATTATTAAAAATATCGGTAAACCTACACTAGTCCTTGCACACAACAAAACCCTTGCAGGACAATTATATAATGAATTAAAAGAATTTTTCCCAAACAATCGTGTTGAATATTTTGTTTCATACTACGATTACTTTCAACCGGAAGCCTATGTACCTTCTACCGATACCTATATAGAAAAAGATTCTTCTGTTAATGATGAAATAGATATGCTTCGTCATGGCGCTACATCATCACTTTTAGAACAAGATGACGTTATTATAGTTTCAAGTGTTAGCTGTATTTATGGTTTAGGTTCTCCCGATGAATATGCATCTCTTGTTTTATCACTCCGTGTTGGTATGGAGATAAGTCGTAATAAAATTCTTGAAAAACTTATTAATATTCAATATATGCGTAATGATGTTGAATTCAGCCGTGGAACATTTCGTGTTCGTGGTGATGTTATTGAAATTTTTCCGGCATCACATGGTGAACACTCTATTCGTATTGAAATGTTTGGAGATGAAATTGATAGAATTCGTGAAATTAATTCATTAACAGGGGAAGTTCTTTATGAGTTAGAACACATTTCCATCTATCCTGCCAGTCACTTTGTAGCCGGTGAAGTAAAAACTAAAGAGGCAATTAAACGTATTCGTAAAGAGTTGGAGGAACGATTAAAAGTTCTAAACATGGAAAATAAATTGCTTGAAGTTCAACGATTAGAACAGAGAACCAACTATGACTTAGAAATGATGGAAGAAATGGGATTTTGCTCAGGTATTGAAAACTACTCATTACATTTAACTTTGCGTGAACCAGGATCTACACCCTATACTCTATTGGATTATTTCCCTAAAGATTGGCTACTGGTAGTTGATGAATCACATGTAACCCTTCCTCAAGTTCGTGGAATGTTTAATGGAGATAGAGCAAGAAAACAGGTTTTGGTTGATTATGGTTTTAGACTTCCTACTGCATTGGACAACAGACCTCTTAATTATAATGAATTTGAAAGCAAACTAAACCAAGCCATTTTTGTTTCAGCAACACCCGGAGATTATGAATTAGAACACAGCAATAAAATTGTAGAACAAATTATCAGGCCTACAGGATTATTGGACCCTATTATTGAAGTTCGTCCCGTTAGTGATCAAGTATTCAATTTGACAAAAGAAGCACAAAAAATTATAGAAAAAGGTGAGAGAATTCTCGTAACTACTCTTACTAAGAAAATGGCAGAAGCACTTACCGATTATCTTAAAGAAAATGGTCTTAAAGTAAAATATCTTCACTCAGATATAAAAACTCTGGAAAGAATAGAAATTATACGTGATCTTCGTCTTGGAAAATTTGATATTCTTGTCGGTATAAACCTGCTTCGTGAAGGTTTAGATATCCCTGAAGTTTCATTAGTTGCCATACTTGATGCTGATAAAGAAGGATTTTTACGTGGTGATAAAGCTCTTCTTCAAACAATCGGGCGTGCTGCACGTAATTCTAACGGTCGTGTAATTATGTATGCTGACAACATTACCCGTAGTATGAAAAAAGCTATTGAAGAAACAAATCGTCGACGTGAAATCCAAACCGCTTATAATGAGCAACACGGTATAGTACC contains these protein-coding regions:
- the glgB gene encoding 1,4-alpha-glucan branching protein GlgB, producing MDNVAEYLFHEGTNYHSYDFLGSFLSEDGCTFRVWAPNAKKVYVTGEFCGWKPKIHEMKRISNKGIYEIKLPNIKQYDSYKYFIVTSSGKELWKADPYARHSETRPETASKVYKDFSYQWHDEKWMKKRTIPYTEPMNIYEVHLGSWKHDELGNELSYQALAEELVSYVKEMNYTHIELMPITEYPYDKSWGYQVTGYFAPTSRYGIPEDFMYFVDKCHQNNIGVILDWVPGHFTKDEHGLYEFDGTQCYEYSDVRKMEHAGWGTRVFDYGKNEVKSFLISSAVYWLDKFHIDGLRVDAVSSMIFLNYCRDDDESARNIYGGFENLEAIDFLKTLNNHVREYYPTVMMIAEESTSYPKITVPVEHGGLGFNFKWNMGWMNDSLNYLEIDPFFRNGSHDKFTFSMYYAFSENFILPISHDEVVHGKKSLLDKSPVAYDDKFNNFRAFLGYMFAHPGKKLTFMGIDIAQFIEWDEVRELDWLLMLYPKHVATHRYVKELNKYYRQTSAFWQNDGDWSGFKWHIVDDKQNEVFAFLRKDNNDKEVLVVSNFSGQTLKGYEVGVDAWGSYKVVLNSDAKKYDGSGLQNRNLKTVKKEKNNFKYTLSINIPPYATLYIEKKY
- a CDS encoding glycoside hydrolase family 13 protein; its protein translation is MIIYNPIQNKFPKGAVTNDENIKFEILIKDNFFFHDLKIIIKNDFTGQIISKSLTFKNNEKNNYNKYSVEFEKLETGLYFYHFEFQFDNIIAYLKNNLLNAELVHDEHSYTDWQLTVYDKNYKTPNWYKGSIMYQIFPDRFKKSDNYEATIAKNEDDRIRHIDWNTVPHSNITHKNYSAKDFLMGNLLGIEEEKNYFKQLNIESIYLNPIMESSENHRYSTADYFKIDPYFGTNEQFKQFCTNFKNDNIRIILDGVFSHTGSDSIYFNRYNHYDSIGAFNSQNSPYYDWFSFSNFPYEYNSWWGFDNLPTVIKENKNYSDFINNKDTGVLNFWQNLGISGWRLDVADEFPDEFLDRVRETTKYYDENSLIIGEVWEDATNKFSYNIRRRYFLGKQLDSVMNYPWRNAIIDFVKNGNAEKFAYEISLLVENYPKPALDSLMNLLSSHDTERVLTVLAFDEPEDVPVDERPTYKLNYEQYNKAKELLKFASFIQFTLPGVPCIYYGDEIGMYGFRDPYNRLGFTHDNKDEDLLSHYKKLSNFRYNHKEKFKSNFELVYTENNCIAYLRNNILCVINLDYEAHFIKKFSGEILFENNKSYSTPFGIVISPRSFTAIKIV
- the uvrB gene encoding excinuclease ABC subunit UvrB encodes the protein MEIKRQHVNFDLQSKYEPKGDQVNAIAELTAGIKNNEKYQTLLGATGTGKTFTIANIIKNIGKPTLVLAHNKTLAGQLYNELKEFFPNNRVEYFVSYYDYFQPEAYVPSTDTYIEKDSSVNDEIDMLRHGATSSLLEQDDVIIVSSVSCIYGLGSPDEYASLVLSLRVGMEISRNKILEKLINIQYMRNDVEFSRGTFRVRGDVIEIFPASHGEHSIRIEMFGDEIDRIREINSLTGEVLYELEHISIYPASHFVAGEVKTKEAIKRIRKELEERLKVLNMENKLLEVQRLEQRTNYDLEMMEEMGFCSGIENYSLHLTLREPGSTPYTLLDYFPKDWLLVVDESHVTLPQVRGMFNGDRARKQVLVDYGFRLPTALDNRPLNYNEFESKLNQAIFVSATPGDYELEHSNKIVEQIIRPTGLLDPIIEVRPVSDQVFNLTKEAQKIIEKGERILVTTLTKKMAEALTDYLKENGLKVKYLHSDIKTLERIEIIRDLRLGKFDILVGINLLREGLDIPEVSLVAILDADKEGFLRGDKALLQTIGRAARNSNGRVIMYADNITRSMKKAIEETNRRREIQTAYNEQHGIVPQTIIKDVRDAISAKKEYIDEEIKELENKTSINDNNIKEHLTELEQEMFAAAKKFDFERAAKLRDTIFELKEKYKL